The Salvia splendens isolate huo1 chromosome 21, SspV2, whole genome shotgun sequence genome includes a window with the following:
- the LOC121785062 gene encoding probable tocopherol cyclase, chloroplastic: MENLSAISRNPCLNSSPLRPKTATALPFSPAELPIRKNSRRDFSVKAALNSNTINSPAVNKNGDGVVIAEPIYERTPRNRPLRTPHSGFHFDGTARKFFEGWYFKVSIPECRQSFCFMYSLENPAFSKKLSRLEEAQYGSRSTGFGAQILGADDKFICQFSEESKNFWGDRDEFMLGSTFAPQKNMKPPKREIPPQEFNSRVLEGFQVTPLWHQGSIRDDGRNDFAEIVKTARWAYSTRPVYGWGNVGSKQKPTAGWLAAFPVFEPHWQICMAGGLSTGWIEWDDKRYEFKNAPSYSEKNWGGGFPRKWFWVQCNVFKGADGEVALTAGGGLRQLPGLGDTFENAALIGVHYGGVFYEFVPWNGVVSWEVDPWGHWFFSAENEAYAVELEVITKDPGTPLRAPTTESGFSPACKDTCFGDLTMRLWEKRYDGTAGKVILDVTSDMAAAEVGGGPWFSTWRGKTRMPDLVTNVIGLPVDVEGLFSLAPFLKPPGL; the protein is encoded by the exons ATGGAGAATCTCTCTGCAATTTCCAGAAATCCATGCCTTAATTCGTCGCCTCTTCGTCCCAAAACCGCCACAGCACTTCCGTTTTCTCCGGCGGAGCTGCCGATCAGGAAAAATTCGCGGCGAGATTTTTCGGTGAAAGCTGCGTTGAACTCCAATACAATTAATTCCCCAGCCGTTAATAAGAATGGCGATGGGGTTGTTATTGCCGAACCTATTTACGAACGCACGCCTCGCAATCGCCCCCTCCGAACCCCTCACAGCGG GTTTCACTTTGATGGAACGGCCCGGAAGTTTTTTGAGGGCTGGTATTTCAAGGTTTCTATTCCAGAATGCAGGCAGAGTTTTTGCTTCATGTATTCTTTAGAGAACCCAGCATTCTCTAAGAAGTTGAGCAGACTGGAGGAGGCACAGTATGGGTCGCGATCAACTGGATTTGGCGCTCAAATTTTAGGGGCTGACGACAAGTTCATCTGCCAGTTCTCTGAAGAATCAAAGAACTTTTggggag ACAGGGATGAGTTCATGCTTGGGAGTACTTTTGCGCCACAAAAGAATATGAAACCCCCAAAGAGAGAGATCCCTCCGCAG GAGTTCAACAGCAGGGTTTTGGAGGGCTTCCAAGTTACCCCACTTTGGCACCAGGGTTCTATCCGCGATGATGGAAG GAATGATTTTGCAGAAATTGTAAAGACTGCACGCTGGGCCTACAGCACACGCCCTGTTTATGGATGGGGAAATGTTGGTTCAAAACAGAAGCCAACAGCAGGATGGCTTGCTGCTTTTCCTGTATTTGAACCTCACTGGCAAATATGTATGGCAGGCGGACTTTCAACAG GTTGGATTGAGTGGGATGATAAAAGATACGAATTTAAAAATGCTCCATCATATTCTGAAAAGAACTGGGGTGGTGGCTTCCCTAGAAAGTGGTTCTGG GTGCAATGCAATGTCTTTAAAGGAGCAGATGGTGAAGTTGCTTTGACTGCTGGTGGTGGATTGAGACAGCTGCCGGGACTGGGTGATACTTTTGAAAATGCTGCACTG ATTGGAGTTCATTATGGTGGGGTTTTCTACGAGTTTGTACCATGGAATGGAGTGGTCAGCTGGGAAGTTGATCCATGGGGCCATTGGTTCTTCTCTGCAGAGAATGAAGCATATGCG GTGGAATTAGAGGTCATTACAAAAGATCCTGGTACACCATTGCGCGCTCCCACCACGGAATCTGGCTTTAGTCCAGCCTGCAAGGACACTTGTTTTGGTGATTTAACAATGCGACTGTGGGAAAAGCGTTATGATGGAACTGCAGGAAAG GTTATTTTGGATGTTACAAGCGACATGGCAGCTGCAGAGGTCGGAGGAGGACCGTGGTTCTCTACATGGAGAGGCAAGACCAGAATGCCAGACCTTGTCACTAATGTTATTGGGCTTCCCGTTGACGTAGAGGGGCTTTTCAGCTTGGCTCCTTTCCTCAAACCCCCTGGCCTGTAA
- the LOC121784425 gene encoding berberine bridge enzyme-like 27 translates to MRYRIYGKVSSSTENFVKCVSNQSSSLDTKTSQYVYTPQCPSYSNLLNSSVHNPRWINSVNQRPKFIVAPTNNDQIQAAITCARAHGFGIRVLSGGHDYEGRFYRSKSRFVLIDLVNLNSITINIDDETAWVQAGATVGELYYNIANKSKTHAFPAGLYPSVGVGGQFSGGGIGTLMRKYGLASDNILDAKIMNVEGEVLDRESMGKDLFWAIRGGAGPASASYLRGGSGSSEFLP, encoded by the exons ATGAG ATAtcgaatttacggtaag GTAAGTAGTAGTACAGAAAATTTTGTTAAATGTGTGTCCAACCAATCTTCTTCACTCGATACTAAAACCTCCCAATATGTGTATACACCCCAATGCCCATCATATTCCAATCTCTTGAACTCTTCGGTGCACAATCCAAGATGGATAAATTCTGTTAATCAAAGGCCCAAATTCATCGTCGCACCAACTAACAACGACCAAATCCAAGCCGCCATAACATGTGCCCGGGCCCACGGCTTCGGAATAAGGGTCCTAAGCGGGGGCCACGACTACGAGGGCCGGTTTTATAGGTCAAAGAGCCGATTTGTGCTCATTGACCTAGTCAACCTCAATTCCATCACCATCAACATAGACGACGAGACGGCCTGGGTCCAGGCCGGGGCCACAGTTGGCGAATTGTACTACAACATCGCCAACAAGAGCAAAACCCACGCCTTCCCCGCGGGGCTATACCCTAGCGTGGGCGTGGGGGGCCAGTTTAGCGGCGGCGGCATTGGGACGCTAATGCGTAAATACGGCCTAGCGTCCGACAACATCTTGGACGCAAAAATCATGAATGTAGAAGGCGAGGTTCTGGATCGGGAATCGATGGGCAAGGATCTTTTCTGGGCCATCCGAGGAGGGGCGGGGCCAGCTTCGGCGTCATACTTGCGTGGCGGATCCGGCTCGTCCGAGTTCCTCCCGTGA
- the LOC121784423 gene encoding wall-associated receptor kinase-like 8 — protein sequence MVLLAIDIDLFWDGSNDLDIVLDSKSMLVSVLAAILDSNSLFLSISSLIFKICSLAAASSLNLPLVGSPLCLMSLSISELREISKPGCPSKCGDVPIPYPFGINSSCSLNPFFSVHCDSSFSPPKPFLTVDSLQIAHISDSTMHLKNRVAVNCYTDPSEPPRVIQSFMNLSASPFSFSSSNKITAVGCDDVAFLSRDFDDWSDMISSCVAICSKPGELHGGSCSGIGCCEAAVPEGLQSVYVSMETINEHDKVRNFSSCGYAFLAEAGGYGFNVTDVWDPLFVGRVVESVPVVVDWVIGERSCARVGETVCQGNSVCVDSGSSLGGYRCSCSPGYQGNPYLSPGCRDINECENSKPCHKYATCTNLEGSFNCSCPLHYVGDGKNPGTGCIYVSPPPKLAVYAASGAGLLLFITPFFIFWSYKLLKKRSIKQKKHSLFKRNTSLLLHQQNIPGHGHAHDKLRTYTSKELDKATDRFNSSRILGCGGQGTVYKGMLSDGRLVAVKKSKQASHHHLKDFINELALQSEINHRNVVKLLGCCLETEVPLLVYEFVPNGTLYDLIHDRHTGIPFTWEIRLRIATEVANALAYIHCATSVPIYHRDMKSSNILLDERYRAKLSDFGISRSPAVDRAQVTTKVQGTFGYLDPEYFQTGKLTEKSDVYSFGVVLVELLTGQKPIEMGLGEEEEMSLVTRFLAAMEENRLRAILDHRIADLGPSAMDELAVVADVAKRCLSLNGKKRPKIREVVMELESIGSNDENPSLVESSFQDISFADMDDSWTRSAEFLV from the exons ATGGTTCTCCTAGCTATAG ACATCGATCTTTTCTGGGACGGATCCAATGATTTAGACATCGTGCTAGACTCCAAATCAATGCTAGTCTCAGTTCTTGCAGCAATCTTGGACTCAAACAGCCTTTTCCTCTCCATATCCTCCTTGATCTTCAAGATTTGCTCTTTGGCTGCTGCCTCTTCGTTGAACCTCCCGCTCGTGGGAAGCCCTTTATGCTTGATGTCTCTCAGCATCTCGGAGCTGAGAGAGATCAG CAAGCCCGGCTGCCCGAGCAAATGCGGCGACGTTCCCATCCCATACCCCTTCGGCATCAACTCCTCCTGCTCCCTCAACCCCTTCTTCTCCGTCCACTGCGACTCCTCCTTCTCCCCCCCAAAACCCTTCCTCACCGTCGACTCCTTACAAATCGCCCACATCTCCGACTCCACAATGCATCTCAAGAACAGAGTCGCCGTCAACTGCTACACCGACCCCTCCGAGCCCCCGCGCGTAATCCAGTCCTTCATGAACCTCTCCGCCTCCCCCTTCTCCTTCTCCAGCTCCAACAAGATCACCGCCGTCGGCTGCGACGACGTGGCGTTCCTCTCCAGAGACTTTGACGATTGGAGCGACATGATCAGCTCGTGCGTCGCCATCTGCTCCAAGCCGGGAGAGCTTCACGGCGGGTCGTGCTCTGGGATCGGATGCTGCGAGGCGGCCGTTCCCGAGGGGCTGCAGTCGGTGTACGTGTCGATGGAGACGATAAACGAGCATGATAAGGTTCGGAATTTTAGTTCGTGTGGTTATGCGTTTCTGGCGGAGGCGGGAGGGTATGGTTTCAATGTGACGGATGTGTGGGATCCGTTGTTTGTTGGGAGAGTGGTGGAGAGCGTGCCGGTCGTCGTCGACTGGGTTATCGGGGAACGGAGCTGCGCTCGGGTAGGAGAGACCGTGTGCCAGGGGAATAGTGTGTGTGTGGACTCCGGGTCCAGTCTTGGAGGGTATCGTTGTAGCTGCTCCCCTGGATACCAGGGGAATCCGTATCTTTCCCCTGGTTGCCGAG ATATAAACGAATGTGAGAATAGCAAACCATGCCACAAATATGCCACATGTACAAACCTAGAAGGTTCCTTCAACTGTTCTTGCCCTCTTCACTACGTCGGCGACGGCAAAAACCCCGGCACCGGTTGCATATACGTCTCGCCTCCGCCAAAACTCGCCGTCTACGCAGCTTCCGGCGCCGGCTTGCTCCTATTCATCACACCCTTCTTCATCTTCTGGTCATACAAACTCCTCAAAAAGAGAAGCATTAAGCAAAAAAAACACAGCCTATTCAAACGCAACACCTCCCTTCTCCTCCACCAACAAAATATCCCCGGCCACGGCCACGCCCACGACAAGCTCCGCACCTACACAAGCAAAGAGCTCGACAAGGCCACGGACCGCTTCAACTCCAGCCGCATCCTCGGCTGCGGCGGCCAAGGCACCGTCTACAAAGGCATGCTCTCCGACGGCCGCCTCGTCGCCGTCAAAAAGTCCAAGCAAGCCTCCCACCACCACCTCAAAGACTTCATCAACGAGCTCGCCCTCCAATCCGAGATCAACCACCGCAACGTGGTGAAGCTGCTCGGCTGCTGCCTCGAAACCGAGGTCCCTCTCCTCGTCTACGAATTCGTCCCCAACGGGACGCTCTACGACCTCATCCACGACCGCCACACCGGAATCCCCTTCACCTGGGAGATCCGGCTGAGGATCGCGACGGAGGTGGCAAATGCACTCGCGTACATCCACTGTGCCACCTCCGTCCCGATATACCACAGGGACATGAAGTCCAGTAATATCCTTCTCGACGAGAGGTACAGGGCTAAGCTCTCGGATTTTGGGATCTCGAGGTCGCCTGCCGTGGACCGGGCCCAGGTGACGACGAAAGTCCAGGGGACTTTCGGGTACTTGGACCCAGAGTACTTCCAAACAGGGAAGTTGACTGAGAAGAGCGATGTTTACAGCTTTGGAGTAGTTCTGGTCGAGCTTTTGACTGGTCAAAAGCCTATAGAGATGGGATTGGGTGAGGAAGAGGAGATGAGTTTAGTGACGCGGTTTCTCGCGGCTATGGAAGAGAATCGCCTGAGGGCGATTCTCGATCATAGGATAGCGGACCTTGGTCCCAGTGCTATGGACGAGCTTGCGGTCGTTGCTGACGTGGCAAAGAGGTGTTTGAGCTTGAATGGGAAGAAAAGGCCAAAGATTAGGGAAGTGGTGATGGAGTTGGAGAGCATTGGAAGTAATGATGAGAATCCATCACTTGTTGAATCTAGCTTTCAAGATATCAGCTTTGCGGATATGGATGATTCATGGACACGTAGTGCTGAATTCTTAGTTTAG
- the LOC121784024 gene encoding uncharacterized protein LOC121784024 isoform X3: MKKTSTQTKDDKKTVSRTREKKVYSLAGQKFDVPEEREPLRIFYESLSKQIPSSEMAEFWLMEHGMLSPERARKAHEKKQRKQKQLRSGTPIKSPPPSTSSRPDSSKKPQLVPKNGDVKAKKRIMEDSDDDDDFVLSHKRRKT; encoded by the exons ATGAAGAAAACGTCTACTCAAACGAAAGATGATAAAAAAACTGTGAGTAGAACCAGAGAGAAGAAAGTGTATTCTTTGGCTGGCCAGAAATTTGATGTTCCTGAAGAG CGGGAGCCATTGAGAATATTTTACGAATCGTTGTCTAAGCAGATTCCTTCTAGTGAAATGGCTGAGTTTTG GTTGATGGAACACGGCATGCTGTCACCTGAGAGGGCAAGAAAAGCTCATGAGAAGAAGCAGAGGAAGCAAAAGCAGCTACGTTCGGGCACTCCCATAAAATCTCCACCGCCCTCCACATCAAGTAGACCTGATAGCTCCAAGAAGCCTCAGCTAGTTCCCAAGAATGGTGACGTAAAAGCAAAGAAGCGGATAATGGAAGACagcgacgatgatgatgatttcGTGCTAAGCCACAAGAGGAGAAAAACTTAA
- the LOC121784024 gene encoding uncharacterized protein LOC121784024 isoform X1: MATYTKSSNLSKLKPGVGDGPSSSKPRIDSSASKKKIIGGSIRNSAADSKNRSIFSSGSKMMKKTSTQTKDDKKTVSRTREKKVYSLAGQKFDVPEEREPLRIFYESLSKQIPSSEMAEFWLMEHGMLSPERARKAHEKKQRKQKQLRSGTPIKSPPPSTSSRPDSSKKPQLVPKNGDVKAKKRIMEDSDDDDDFVLSHKRRKT, from the exons ATGGCCACATATACTAAATCGAGTAATTTATCGAAACTGAAGCCCGGAGTTGGAGATGGCCCTTCTTCTTCAAAACCCAGAATCGATTCATCTGcatcaaaaaagaaaattattggGGGATCAATCAGGAATTCTGCAGCTGATTCCAAAAATAGATCCATTTTCAGCTCTGGCTCTAAAATG ATGAAGAAAACGTCTACTCAAACGAAAGATGATAAAAAAACTGTGAGTAGAACCAGAGAGAAGAAAGTGTATTCTTTGGCTGGCCAGAAATTTGATGTTCCTGAAGAG CGGGAGCCATTGAGAATATTTTACGAATCGTTGTCTAAGCAGATTCCTTCTAGTGAAATGGCTGAGTTTTG GTTGATGGAACACGGCATGCTGTCACCTGAGAGGGCAAGAAAAGCTCATGAGAAGAAGCAGAGGAAGCAAAAGCAGCTACGTTCGGGCACTCCCATAAAATCTCCACCGCCCTCCACATCAAGTAGACCTGATAGCTCCAAGAAGCCTCAGCTAGTTCCCAAGAATGGTGACGTAAAAGCAAAGAAGCGGATAATGGAAGACagcgacgatgatgatgatttcGTGCTAAGCCACAAGAGGAGAAAAACTTAA
- the LOC121784027 gene encoding bark storage protein A-like translates to MEMVVQRIFLIVILGLFTLIPNYAAIPSTTQRLINKVNKDGPYLGIVIPNMFEMNPLLQHSHFQSTNTIDFAGKRFRFGTIHEQQVVLVMTGLAMINAGVTTQLLLSLFNTKGVVHYGIAGNANSSMNIGDVTIPQFLAHTALWNWQRYGDGPDDELALELNGDYTRNIGYLNFANYSTNVGNCSSGDNLLNNVWYQPEEIFPVDGVPEQRQHAFWVPIDSYYLEISKKLEGLELEKCVNSTTCLSITPKVAIVSKGASANIFLDNASYRDFLYNKFGISLVDMESAAVALVCQQQRVPYVVFRALSDLAGGGSAESNEASVFASLAANNSVAVVVEFVRILASMEREWQSLNM, encoded by the exons ATGGAGATGGTAGTTCAAAGGATTTTTCTTATAGTAATTTTGGGTTTGTTTACGTTAATCCCAAATTATGCAGCAATACCTTCAACAACACAAAGATTGATCAATAAGGTTAACAAAGATGGGCCTTATCTTGGAATTGTGATTCCAAACATGTTTGAGATGAATCCTCTTCTTCAACACTCCCATTTCCAATCCACTAATACCATTGATTTTGCAG GTAAGAGATTCCGATTTGGAACCATACATGAACAACAAGTTGTACTAGTCATGACTGGCCTAGCCATG ATAAACGCTGGCGTGACGACACAGCTACTGTTAAGCTTGTTCAACACAAAAGGAGTGGTGCACTATGGCATAGCTGGGAATGCAAATTCATCTATGAATATAGGAGATGTCACAATTCCTCAATTTTTGGCACATACAGCCCTCTGGAATTGGCAG agatATGGAGATGGGCCAGATGATGAACTAGCCCTCGAACTCAATGGAGACTACACAAGAAATATTGGGTACTTAAATTTTGCAAATTATTCCACAAATGTTGGTAATTGCAGCTCCGGCGACAATCTTTTAAACAATGTCTGGTATCAACCGGAAGAAATTTTTCCGGTCGACGGGGTGCCGGAGCAACGGCAACATGCATTTTGGGTCCCTATAGATTCGTACTACCTCGAAATCTCCAAGAAGTTAGAG GGTCTAGAATTGGAGAAATGTGTGAATTCAACAACGTGTTTGTCTATAACTCCAAAAGTGGCGATTGTTTCAAAGGGTGCAAGTGCCAATATTTTCTTGGACAATGCTTCATATAGAGATTTTTTGTATAATAAATTTGGAATTAGCCTCGTGGACATGGAGAGTGCCGCCGTGGCATTGGTGTGCCAACAGCAGAGGGTTCCTTATGTCGTTTTCCGGGCACTTTCCGACCTCGCTGGGGGTGGCTCAGCCGAGTCGAACGAGGCTTCCGTCTTCGCATCGCTCGCGGCGAACAACTCGGTTGCAGTGGTGGTGGAGTTCGTTAGGATATTGGCTAGTATGGAGAGGGAATGGCAAAGTCTAAATATGTGA
- the LOC121783265 gene encoding dehydration-responsive element-binding protein 3-like: MASPKQHTLAAEEQSAPPPKAKRIREGSSKHPVYRGVRMRNWGKWVSEIREPRKKSRIWLGTFPTPEMAARAHDVAALSIKGASATLNFPELAAALPRPASLSPRDVQAAAAKAAAMDKFEILSPATSSPSSSSSSISSPPSLASLVSSIDISAASEELGEIVELPSLGSCFDSVEMGSDFVYADNAVIEGWLDPPPPWSCGAADDGGVSGLFSLWNY, from the coding sequence ATGGCTTCACCAAAACAACACACTTTGGCGGCGGAGGAGCAGTCTGCTCCTCCGCCGAAGGCGAAGCGGATTCGGGAGGGGAGCAGCAAGCACCCGGTCTACCGCGGCGTGCGGATGCGGAATTGGGGGAAATGGGTGTCGGAAATCAGGGAGCCGCGGAAGAAATCGAGGATCTGGCTCGGGACGTTCCCGACGCCGGAGATGGCGGCGCGTGCGCACGACGTCGCCGCGCTGAGCATCAAGGGCGCCTCCGCCACGCTCAATTTCCCCGAGCTCGCGGCGGCGCTGCCCCGCCCCGCCTCCCTCAGCCCCCGCGACGTCCAGGCAGCGGCGGCGAAGGCGGCGGCGATGGATAAATTCGAGATTCTATCGCCGGCGACGTCGTCTCCGTCCTCGTCCTCGTCGTCGATTTCGTCGCCGCCGTCGCTGGCGTCGCTGGTGTCGTCGATCGATATCTCCGCGGCGTCGGAGGAGCTGGGCGAGATCGTGGAGCTGCCGAGCTTGGGATCGTGCTTCGATTCGGTGGAGATGGGGAGTGATTTTGTGTACGCCGATAACGCCGTGATCGAAGGGTGGCTGGATCCGCCGCCGCCCTGGAGCTGCGGCGCCGCTGACGACGGTGGGGTTTCTGGACTCTTTTCGTTGTGGAATTACTGA
- the LOC121784424 gene encoding berberine bridge enzyme-like 22 — translation MRKDLDDAGIEVVDKWQKIAYKLPNDVFIRVLLQNIAGKNTPKPKFARANFNSLFLGNAKDLLALVETEFPELGLQEADCKEMSWINTTLYFPGKTDQPYEVLLERAAKATRGGNKGKSDFATRANPKSAYRGINQLLLKEDLAFVIMDPFGGKIDEIGENETPFPHRKRNLFNLQHLNRWGEGEGEKKHLEWSREVYEFMEPYVSSSPRGAYLNYRDLDLGFQKRGEQSYSQARVWGERYFKGNFERLAKVKKRVDPDNFFGDEQSVPPIS, via the coding sequence ATGAGGAAAGACCTAGACGACGCGGGGATCGAGGTCGTCGACAAGTGGCAGAAAATAGCATACAAGCTACCTAATGATGTATTCATTCGAGTACTTCTCCAAAACATAGCCGGAAAGAACACCCCAAAGCCTAAATTCGCCCGTGCCAATTTCAATTCCCTCTTTCTCGGAAATGCAAAAGATTTATTAGCATTGGTGGAAACAGAATTCCCAGAATTAGGGTTACAAGAGGCAGATTGCAAGGAGATGAGCTGGATCAACACAACACTCTACTTCCCTGGAAAAACAGACCAACCCTATGAGGTTCTCCTGGAACGGGCTGCGAAGGCAACCAGAGGCGGCAATAAGGGGAAGTCGGACTTCGCCACGAGGGCTAACCCGAAATCCGCGTACCGGGGGATCAACCAACTGCTACTGAAGGAGGACTTAGCGTTCGTGATCATGGATCCTTTTGGTGGGAAAATAGACGAGATTGGGGAAAATGAGACACCATTTCCTCATAGGAAGAGGAATTTGTTCAATTTGCAGCACTTGAATAGATGGGGTGAGGGGGAAGGGGAGAAGAAGCATTTGGAGTGGAGTAGAGAGGTGTATGAGTTCATGGAGCCTTACGTTTCGTCGTCGCCGCGAGGGGCTTACTTGAATTATAGGGATCTTGATTTAGGGTTTCAGAAGAGGGGAGAACAAAGCTACTCGCAAGCTAGGGTTTGGGGAGAGAGGTATTTTAAGGGGAATTTTGAGAGATTGGCTAAGGTCAAGAAGAGGGTTGATCCAGATAATTTCTTTGGGGATGAACAAAGTGTGCCTCCAATTTCTTGA
- the LOC121783273 gene encoding aquaporin TIP4-1 has translation MAKIAIGNAAEAYQPETLRALVVEFIVTFLFVFAGVGSAMATNKLNGDPLVGLFFVAMAHALVVAVMISAGFRISGGHLNPAVTLGLLVGGHITVVRSILYWIDQLLASVAACALLNYMTGGMTTPIHSLASGVGSIQGILMEIVLTFSLLFTVYATIVDPKKGNLEGLGPLLTGLVVGANIMAGGPFSGASMNPARSFGPALVSGDWTDHWVYWVGPLIGGGLAGFVYENFFIVRTHVPLARDEPF, from the exons atggCGAAGATTGCCATTGGAAACGCCGCCGAGGCTTACCAGCCGGAGACCCTTCGAGCATTGGTGGTGGAGTTCATTGTCACCTTCCTTTTCGTATTCGCCGGTGTCGGCTCCGCCATGGCCACCA ATAAGTTGAATGGGGATCCACTTGTGGGACTATTTTTCGTGGCGATGGCTCATGCTCTAGTGGTGGCGGTGATGATTTCGGCCGGCTTTCGCATCTCCGGCGGCCACCTCAACCCtgccgtcaccctcggcctcctCGTCGGCGGCCACATCACGGTGGTGAGGTCCATTCTTTATTGGATTGATCAATTGTTGGCTTCGGTCGCCGCTTGCGCTTTGCTCAACTATATGACCGGCGGGATG ACGACACCAATTCATTCATTAGCAAGTGGAGTGGGGTCCATCCAAGGTATACTAATGGagattgtgttgacattctcattGCTCTTCACCGTTTATGCAACAATTGTGGATCCAAAGAAGGGGAACCTAGAGGGCCTAGGCCCACTCCTAACTGGGCTCGTCGTTGGGGCCAACATCATGGCCGGTGGCCCCTTCTCCGGCGCCTCCATGAACCCGGCTAGGTCATTTGGTCCGGCCCTTGTGTCGGGGGACTGGACCGACCACTGGGTCTATTGGGTTGGGCCCCTTATTGGGGGTGGTCTCGCCGGATTTGTATATGAGAACTTTTTCATTGTTAGGACGCACGTTCCTCTGGCTAGAGATGAACCATTTTGA
- the LOC121784024 gene encoding uncharacterized protein LOC121784024 isoform X2 has protein sequence MATYTKSSNLSKLKPGVGDGPSSSKPRIDSSASKKKIIGGSIRNSAADSKNRSIFSSGSKMREPLRIFYESLSKQIPSSEMAEFWLMEHGMLSPERARKAHEKKQRKQKQLRSGTPIKSPPPSTSSRPDSSKKPQLVPKNGDVKAKKRIMEDSDDDDDFVLSHKRRKT, from the exons ATGGCCACATATACTAAATCGAGTAATTTATCGAAACTGAAGCCCGGAGTTGGAGATGGCCCTTCTTCTTCAAAACCCAGAATCGATTCATCTGcatcaaaaaagaaaattattggGGGATCAATCAGGAATTCTGCAGCTGATTCCAAAAATAGATCCATTTTCAGCTCTGGCTCTAAAATG CGGGAGCCATTGAGAATATTTTACGAATCGTTGTCTAAGCAGATTCCTTCTAGTGAAATGGCTGAGTTTTG GTTGATGGAACACGGCATGCTGTCACCTGAGAGGGCAAGAAAAGCTCATGAGAAGAAGCAGAGGAAGCAAAAGCAGCTACGTTCGGGCACTCCCATAAAATCTCCACCGCCCTCCACATCAAGTAGACCTGATAGCTCCAAGAAGCCTCAGCTAGTTCCCAAGAATGGTGACGTAAAAGCAAAGAAGCGGATAATGGAAGACagcgacgatgatgatgatttcGTGCTAAGCCACAAGAGGAGAAAAACTTAA